A genomic region of Halichondria panicea chromosome 5, odHalPani1.1, whole genome shotgun sequence contains the following coding sequences:
- the LOC135336733 gene encoding uncharacterized protein LOC135336733 encodes MHYGQTYFDKPDCSGSGCTTISVNNQAEYNRQGRPSLGQRIELSTKDINQANLLYACLFSGSLTNLQVYIRYARNLRDTDPWLNNPDPYVKVQARRASGYVVTQSTRYIGGTTSPTWNQWLNFGCQKWRNFEMQIWDEDNFLTFGDDEMSNKELVLMSPGNHYSQRHNAHGNGYLFYDYKLIRDINDCIPNRCQNGGTCIDQCTSYRCSCPQGYSGTNCEYPSGNLVVYARYGRNLPDKDGWWNKSDPYMEFIAVDKFGNSRRLTTSVKSGTHNPNWNQSLNFGRRAWSYFRVRVYDSDNNADDAMSSSVTYSLPRPNYSRSYISHNCYSGNAVFDYSYTN; translated from the coding sequence ATGCATTACGGTCAAACATACTTTGACAAACCAGACTGCTCAGGATCTGGCTGTACAACTATTTCAGTTAACAACCAAGCTGAGTACAATCGACAAGGCAGGCCCTCTTTGGGACAGAGAATTGAACTAAGTACTAAAGACATTAATCAAGCGAACCTGCTTTATGCTTGTTTATTTAGTGGATCTTTAACGAATCTGCAAGTTTATATTCGTTACGCTCGAAATCTTAGAGACACAGACCCATGGCTAAACAACCCTGATCCCTATGTGAAAGTTCAAGCAAGACGGGCCAGCGGTTATGTGGTGACTCAATCTACTCGATATATAGGAGGAACAACAAGCCCAACTTGGAATCAGTGGCTTAACTTTGGCTGCCAGAAATGGAGGAATTTCGAGATGCAAATTTGGGATGAGGACAACTTTTTGACATTTGGAGACGATGAGATGTCGAATAAAGAGTTAGTCTTAATGAGTCCTGGAAATCATTACAGCCAAAGGCATAATGCACATGGTAACGGATACCTTTTCTATGACTACAAATTGATTAGGGATATTAATGATTGCATTCCCAATCGCTGCCAAAATGGTGGTACGTGTATTGACCAGTGTACAAGCTATCGATGTTCTTGCCCACAAGGATATTCCGGAACCAATTGTGAATATCCATCTGGGAATCTTGTAGTGTATGCTCGTTACGGTCGAAATCTTCCTGACAAAGATGGGTGGTGGAACAAAAGTGACCCATACATGGAGTTCATTGCAGTAGACAAATTCGGTAATTCGCGCAGACTAACCACCAGTGTGAAGTCGGGAACCCATAATCCAAACTGGAACCAGTCACTGAACTTTGGCCGTCGAGCTTGGAGCTACTTTCGAGTAAGAGTATATGATTCTGACAATAATGCTGATGATGCAATGTCCAGTAGTGTGACCTACTCTTTGCCCCGTCCAAATTATTCACGATCTTACATTTCTCACAACTGCTACAGTGGTAATGCCGTATTTGACTATTCTTACACTAATTAA
- the LOC135335727 gene encoding sushi, von Willebrand factor type A, EGF and pentraxin domain-containing protein 1-like, translating to MAQRRINTYNVRNPVRESDIYDEVDLPEYNINKKQSEAEPQSPPHLQPSVQQSVPKMKHQNKFSRETKTLFSVAALSFFLLLFIAIILASVLISLLKDTQVRCPDLQSPGNGFIAITAGSYSQFGLGAVANYSCNPGFTLVGRMIRGCRLLSGGEESTGVWNTTKPSCRAIPLCLALESPNNGQLRKISGDNSVDLVVGSIAEFSCNSGYVVAGQERLVCKSFSSGVEWNGKPPTCKLGTLLDCHTTNCRTNELSCIGGGHCRISCNDTSAYACHNSSIVCSEPGDGCTVACNERYSCLQSTIHCPRNGACNMNCQGSQACMRATTECQRGNCDLNCNAEYSCSYLAVTLSSEGKSNRLWR from the exons ATGGCCCAGAGAAGGATAAACACCTACAATGTGAGGAATCCAGTGAGAGAATCAGACATTTACGATGAAGTAGATTTGCCTGAATATAACATCAATAAGAAGCAGTCCGAGGCTGAACCTCAGAGTCCTCCCCATCTGCAACCATCTGTTCAGCAAAGTGTGCCAAAAATGAAACATCAAAACAAGTTCTCCAGAGAGACAAAAACGTTATTTTCAGTTGCTGCCCTTTCATTTTTTCTACTTCTTTTTATTGCAATCATTCTTGCATCCGTGCTTATCAGCTTACTAAAAGACACTCAAG TGAGATGTCCCGACTTGCAGTCACCAGGAAATGGATTCATTGCAATCACTGCTGGTAGTTACTCACAGTTTGGACTAGGTGCAGTAGCCAACTACTCCTGCAACCCAGGATTTACCTTAGTTGGTCGGATGATTAGAGGTTGTAGACTGTTGTCAGGGGGAGAAGAATCCACTGGAGTTTGGAACACCACTAAGCCATCTTGTCGAG CTATCCCCCTTTGCCTGGCCCTGGAGTCACCCAACAATGGTCAGCTAAGAAAAATATCTGGTGACAACTCCGTGGATCTCGTGGTGGGTTCTATAGCTGAGTTCAGCTGCAACTCAGGTTATGTGGTGGCAGGGCAGGAGAGACTAGTGTGTAAGAGCTTCAGTAGTGGAGTAGAATGGAATGGGAAGCCACCAACAT GTAAACTTGGAACTTTGCTCGATTGCCACACAACCAACTGTCGAACCAATGAGCTAAGTTGCATAGGTGGTGGTCATTGCCGGATAAGCTGTAATGACACAAGTGCCTATGCTTGCCATAATTCCTCAATAGTATGCTCTGAGCCAGGAGATGGTTGCACAGTAGCATGCAATGAGCGATATTCATGCTTACAATCCACCATACACTGTCCTAGAAATGGAGCTTGTAATATGAATTGCCAAGGTTCACAAGCATGTATGAGAGCCACCACAGAATGCCAAAGAGGAAACTGTGACTTGAACTGCAATGCTGAATATTCATGTTCTTATTTAGCTGTAACACTCTCATCTGAAGGAAAGTCGAATAGATTGTGGCGCTAA
- the LOC135335738 gene encoding zonadhesin-like isoform X2, translating into MIRGCRLSSGGEESTGVWNTTKPSCRAVPLCLALESPNNGQLRKISGDNSVDLVVGSIAEFSCNSGYVVAGQERLVCKSFSNGVEWNGKPPTCKLGTLLDCHTTNCRTNELSCIGGGHCRISCNDTSAYACHNSSIVCSEPGDGCTVACNERYSCLQSTIHCPRNGACNMNCQGSQACMRATTECQRGNCDLNCNAEYSCSYLAVTLSSEGKSTIDCGANYACQYANIYCPAGGDSNISCDNLYSCQYAVMTCVQNSNCVIDCRGTYACIRANVVTSEQVTCSGTGSCQNSNMRAKNYMCIGSSSCDYSTLTCNNTNSCNVNCSGISSCSSTSFDCSASKESSRISCTASNSCQYTTSIGAYDINCTGSSACRYANFQCGDSSGCNILCVDSSACFSATFTCPVGEECNILCNGSSACSSATIGCSGSESCNIVCPGSNSCQSTRITCPTNDTCMLACSGSSSCNNARLTCPTQERCAITCDGTSSCRRLSQICSDQEVCDLTCSGLSSCPYTQFNCPTNGSCTFECSGKTACRSSTFSCADSKSCAITCSGEQSCRSARVVCPTGGYECNIDCVDPLSCSSLSITNTNNVNLRCCGELSCQGMNVIPSSYECRYRDEL; encoded by the exons ATGATTAGAGGTTGTAGACTGTCGTCAGGGGGAGAAGAATCCACTGGAGTTTGGAACACCACTAAGCCATCTTGTCGAG CTGTCCCCCTTTGCCTGGCCCTGGAGTCACCCAACAATGGTCAGTTAAGAAAAATATCTGGTGACAACTCCGTGGATCTCGTAGTGGGTTCTATAGCTGAGTTCAGCTGCAACTCAGGTTATGTGGTGGCAGGGCAGGAGAGACTAGTGTGTAAGAGCTTCAGTAATGGAGTAGAATGGAATGGGAAGCCACCAACAT GTAAACTTGGAACTTTGCTCGATTGCCACACAACCAACTGTCGAACCAATGAGCTAAGTTGCATAGGTGGTGGTCATTGCCGGATAAGCTGTAATGACACAAGTGCCTATGCTTGCCATAATTCCTCAATAGTATGCTCTGAGCCAGGAGATGGTTGCACAGTAGCATGCAATGAGCGATATTCATGCTTACAATCCACCATACACTGTCCTAGAAATGGAGCTTGTAATATGAATTGCCAAGGTTCACAAGCATGTATGAGAGCCACCACAGAATGCCAAAGAGGAAACTGTGACTTGAACTGCAATGCTGAATATTCATGTTCTTATTTAGCTGTAACACTCTCATCTGAAGGAAAGTCGACTATAGATTGTGGCGCTAATTATGCTTGCCAGTACGCAAATATTTATTGCCCTGCTGGAGGAGACAGCAACATTTCTTGTGATAACCTCTACAGTTGTCAGTATGCTGTAATGACATGCGTACAGAACTCAAATTGTGTTATTGACTGCAGAGGTACATATGCTTGTATAAGGGCAAATGTTGTTACTAGTGAGCAGGTCACCTGTAGTGGTACTGGTTCATGTCAGAACAGCAATATGAGGGCTAAAAACTATATGTGTATCGGAAGCTCATCATGTGACTATAGTACTCTAACTTGTAATAACACGAACAGTTGTAACGTAAACTGTTCTGGTATCTCATCTTGTTCAAGCACAAGTTTCGATTGCTCTGCCAGTAAAGAAAGCAGTCGAATATCATGTACAGCTTCAAACTCTTGTCAATATACCACTTCTATTGGAGCATATGACATCAACTGTACAGGCTCGTCAGCTTGTAGGTATGCAAACTTTCAATGCGGTGATAGTAGTGGTTGTAATATATTGTGTGTCGATAGCAGTGCCTGCTTTAGTGCAACATTTACGTGTCCTGTTGGAGAAGAATGTAACATACTCTGTAATGGTTCCTCTGCTTGTAGTAGTGCTACCATTGGATGCTCAGGTAGTGAGAGCTGCAACATTGTCTGTCCTGGATCCAATTCTTGTCAGTCCACACGAATAACTTGCCCTACCAATGACACTTGTATGCTAGCATGCTCTGGATCCTCTTCTTGTAATAATGCTCGGCTAACATGTCCTACTCAAGAGCGCTGTGCCATAACATGCGATGGAACTTCTTCATGTAGACGCCTTAGTCAGATATGTTCTGACCAAGAGGTATGCGATTTAACATGCTCTGGATTATCTTCATGTCCTTACACCCAGTTTAATTGTCCGACTAATGGGAGTTGTACCTTCGAATGCTCTGGAAAAACGGCATGTCGGAGTTCAACCTTCAGCTGTGCAGACAGCAAATCATGTGCAATAACTTGCAGTGGTGAGCAATCTTGTCGGAGTGCTCGAGTGGTGTGTCCAACTGGAGGATATGAGTGTAATATCGATTGTGTAGACCCACTTTCTTGCTCTAGTTTGAGTATCACCAACACTAACAATGTTAACCTTCGTTGTTGTGGAGAATTATCTTGTCAGGGTATGAATGTTATCCCTAGCTCATACGAGTGCAGATACAGAGATGAACTTTGA
- the LOC135335738 gene encoding zonadhesin-like isoform X1, whose product MAQRRINTYNVRNPVRESDIYDEVDLPEYNINKKQSEAEPQSPPHLQPSVQQSVPKMKHQNKFSRETKTLFSVAALSFFLLLFIAIILASVLISLLKDTQVRCPDLQSPGNGSIAITAGSYSQFGLGAVANYSCNPGFTLVGRMIRGCRLSSGGEESTGVWNTTKPSCRAVPLCLALESPNNGQLRKISGDNSVDLVVGSIAEFSCNSGYVVAGQERLVCKSFSNGVEWNGKPPTCKLGTLLDCHTTNCRTNELSCIGGGHCRISCNDTSAYACHNSSIVCSEPGDGCTVACNERYSCLQSTIHCPRNGACNMNCQGSQACMRATTECQRGNCDLNCNAEYSCSYLAVTLSSEGKSTIDCGANYACQYANIYCPAGGDSNISCDNLYSCQYAVMTCVQNSNCVIDCRGTYACIRANVVTSEQVTCSGTGSCQNSNMRAKNYMCIGSSSCDYSTLTCNNTNSCNVNCSGISSCSSTSFDCSASKESSRISCTASNSCQYTTSIGAYDINCTGSSACRYANFQCGDSSGCNILCVDSSACFSATFTCPVGEECNILCNGSSACSSATIGCSGSESCNIVCPGSNSCQSTRITCPTNDTCMLACSGSSSCNNARLTCPTQERCAITCDGTSSCRRLSQICSDQEVCDLTCSGLSSCPYTQFNCPTNGSCTFECSGKTACRSSTFSCADSKSCAITCSGEQSCRSARVVCPTGGYECNIDCVDPLSCSSLSITNTNNVNLRCCGELSCQGMNVIPSSYECRYRDEL is encoded by the exons ATGGCCCAGAGAAGGATAAACACCTACAATGTGAGGAATCCCGTGAGAGAATCAGACATTTACGATGAAGTGGATTTGCCTGAATATAACATCAATAAGAAGCAGTCCGAGGCTGAACCTCAGAGTCCTCCCCATTTGCAACCATCTGTTCAGCAAAGTGTGCCAAAAATGAAACATCAAAACAAGTTCTCCAGAGAGACAAAAACGTTATTTTCAGTTGCTGCCCTTTCATTTTTTCTACTTCTTTTTATTGCAATCATTCTTGCATCTGTGCTTATCAGCTTACTAAAAGACACTCAAG TGAGATGTCCCGACTTGCAGTCACCAGGAAATGGATCCATTGCAATCACTGCTGGTAGTTACTCACAGTTTGGACTAGGTGCAGTAGCCAACTACTCCTGCAACCCAGGATTTACCTTAGTTGGTCGGATGATTAGAGGTTGTAGACTGTCGTCAGGGGGAGAAGAATCCACTGGAGTTTGGAACACCACTAAGCCATCTTGTCGAG CTGTCCCCCTTTGCCTGGCCCTGGAGTCACCCAACAATGGTCAGTTAAGAAAAATATCTGGTGACAACTCCGTGGATCTCGTAGTGGGTTCTATAGCTGAGTTCAGCTGCAACTCAGGTTATGTGGTGGCAGGGCAGGAGAGACTAGTGTGTAAGAGCTTCAGTAATGGAGTAGAATGGAATGGGAAGCCACCAACAT GTAAACTTGGAACTTTGCTCGATTGCCACACAACCAACTGTCGAACCAATGAGCTAAGTTGCATAGGTGGTGGTCATTGCCGGATAAGCTGTAATGACACAAGTGCCTATGCTTGCCATAATTCCTCAATAGTATGCTCTGAGCCAGGAGATGGTTGCACAGTAGCATGCAATGAGCGATATTCATGCTTACAATCCACCATACACTGTCCTAGAAATGGAGCTTGTAATATGAATTGCCAAGGTTCACAAGCATGTATGAGAGCCACCACAGAATGCCAAAGAGGAAACTGTGACTTGAACTGCAATGCTGAATATTCATGTTCTTATTTAGCTGTAACACTCTCATCTGAAGGAAAGTCGACTATAGATTGTGGCGCTAATTATGCTTGCCAGTACGCAAATATTTATTGCCCTGCTGGAGGAGACAGCAACATTTCTTGTGATAACCTCTACAGTTGTCAGTATGCTGTAATGACATGCGTACAGAACTCAAATTGTGTTATTGACTGCAGAGGTACATATGCTTGTATAAGGGCAAATGTTGTTACTAGTGAGCAGGTCACCTGTAGTGGTACTGGTTCATGTCAGAACAGCAATATGAGGGCTAAAAACTATATGTGTATCGGAAGCTCATCATGTGACTATAGTACTCTAACTTGTAATAACACGAACAGTTGTAACGTAAACTGTTCTGGTATCTCATCTTGTTCAAGCACAAGTTTCGATTGCTCTGCCAGTAAAGAAAGCAGTCGAATATCATGTACAGCTTCAAACTCTTGTCAATATACCACTTCTATTGGAGCATATGACATCAACTGTACAGGCTCGTCAGCTTGTAGGTATGCAAACTTTCAATGCGGTGATAGTAGTGGTTGTAATATATTGTGTGTCGATAGCAGTGCCTGCTTTAGTGCAACATTTACGTGTCCTGTTGGAGAAGAATGTAACATACTCTGTAATGGTTCCTCTGCTTGTAGTAGTGCTACCATTGGATGCTCAGGTAGTGAGAGCTGCAACATTGTCTGTCCTGGATCCAATTCTTGTCAGTCCACACGAATAACTTGCCCTACCAATGACACTTGTATGCTAGCATGCTCTGGATCCTCTTCTTGTAATAATGCTCGGCTAACATGTCCTACTCAAGAGCGCTGTGCCATAACATGCGATGGAACTTCTTCATGTAGACGCCTTAGTCAGATATGTTCTGACCAAGAGGTATGCGATTTAACATGCTCTGGATTATCTTCATGTCCTTACACCCAGTTTAATTGTCCGACTAATGGGAGTTGTACCTTCGAATGCTCTGGAAAAACGGCATGTCGGAGTTCAACCTTCAGCTGTGCAGACAGCAAATCATGTGCAATAACTTGCAGTGGTGAGCAATCTTGTCGGAGTGCTCGAGTGGTGTGTCCAACTGGAGGATATGAGTGTAATATCGATTGTGTAGACCCACTTTCTTGCTCTAGTTTGAGTATCACCAACACTAACAATGTTAACCTTCGTTGTTGTGGAGAATTATCTTGTCAGGGTATGAATGTTATCCCTAGCTCATACGAGTGCAGATACAGAGATGAACTTTGA
- the LOC135336375 gene encoding slit homolog 1 protein-like, translating into MTINDALKPQPTTLLIHCEPHELSTKDINQVNLLYACSSNLQVYIRYARNLRDTDPWLNDPDPYVKIQARRASGYVVTQSTRYIGGTTSPTWNQWLNFGCQKWRNFEMQIWDEDNFLTFGDDEMSNKELALMSPGNHYSQRHNAHGNGYLFYDYKLIRDINDCIPNCCQNGGTCIDECTSYRCLCPQGYSGTNCEYPSGNLVVYARYGRNLPDEDGWWNDSDPYIEFIAVDRFGNSRKLTTSVKSGNHNPNWNQSLNFGRRAWSYFRVRVYDSDNNADDALSSSETYSLPSPNYSRSYVSHNCYSGNVVFDYSYTN; encoded by the exons ATGACAATCAATGATGCACTGAAGCCACAACCCACTACCTTGCTAATTCACTGTGAACCCCA TGAACTAAGTACTAAAGACATTAATCAAGTGAACCTGCTTTATGCTTGTTCATCGAATCTGCAAGTTTATATTCGTTACGCTCGAAATCTTAGAGACACAGACCCATGGCTAAACGACCCAGATCCCTATGTGAAAATTCAAGCAAGACGGGCCAGCGGTTATGTGGTGACTCAATCTACTCGATATATAGGAGGAACAACAAGCCCAACTTGGAATCAGTGGCTTAACTTTGGCTGCCAGAAATGGAGGAATTTCGAGATGCAAATTTGGGATGAGGACAACTTTTTGACATTTGGAGATGATGAGATGTCGAATAAAGAGTTAGCCTTAATGAGTCCTGGAAATCATTACAGCCAAAGGCATAATGCACATGGCAACGGATACCTTTTCTATGACTACAAATTGATTAGGGATATTAATGATTGCATTCCCAATTGCTGCCAAAATGGTGGTACTTGTATTGACGAGTGTACAAGCTATCGATGCTTATGCCCACAAGGATATTCCGGAACCAATTGTGAATATCCATCTGGGAATCTTGTAGTGTATGCTCGATACGGTCGAAATCTTCCCGACGAAGATGGGTGGTGGAACGACAGCGATCCATACATAGAGTTTATTGCAGTAGACAGATTCGGTAATTCGCGCAAACTAACCACAAGTGTGAAGTCAGGAAACCATAATCCAAACTGGAACCAGTCACTGAACTTTGGCCGTCGAGCTTGGAGCTACTTTCGAGTAAGGGTGTATGATTCTGACAATAATGCTGATGATGCATTGTCCAGTAGTGAGACCTACTCTTTGCCCAGTCCAAATTATTCACGATCTTACGTTTCTCACAACTGCTACAGTGGTAATGTTGTGTTTGACTATTCTTACACTAATTAA
- the LOC135335699 gene encoding P-selectin-like: MAQRRINTYNVRNPVRESDIYDEVDLPEYNINKKQSEAEPQSPPHLQPSVQQSVPKMKHQNKFSRVTKTLFSVAALSFFLLLFIAIILASVLISLLKDTQVRCPDLQSPGNGSIAITAGSYSQFGLGAVANYSCNPGFTLVGRMIRGCRLSSGGEESTGVWNTTEPSCRAVPLCLVLESPNNGQLRKISGDNSVDLVVDSIAEFSCNSDYVVAGQERLVCKSFSNGVEWNGKPPTCKLGTLLDCHTANCRTNELSCIGGGHCRINCNDTSAYACHNSSIVCSEPGDGCTVACNERYSCLQSTIHCPRNGACNMNCQGSQACMRATTECQRGNCDLNCNAEYSCSYLAVTLSSEGKSTIDCGANYACQYANIYCPVGGDSNISCDNSYSCQYAVMMCVQNSNCVIDCRGTYACRLANVVTSEQVTCSGTGSCQSSNMKAKNYMCIGSSSCDYSTLTCNNTNSCNLNCSGISSCSSTRFDCSASKKSSQISCTASNSCQFTTCIGAYDINCTGSSACRYANFQCGDSSGCNILCVDSSACRSATFTCPVGEECNILCNGSSACSSATIGCSGSESCNIVCPGSNSCQSTRITCPANDTCMLACSGSSSCNNARLTCPTQERCAITCNGTSSCRHLSQICSDQEVCDVTCSGLSSCPSTQFNCPTNGSCTFECSGKTACQTSTFRCADSKSCAITCSGEQSCQSATLYCPARSDCTITCSGIFGCRNARVVCPTGGYECNIDCVDPLSCSSLSITNTNNVNLRCCGELSCQGMNVIPSSYECRYRDEL, translated from the exons ATGGCCCAGAGAAGGATAAACACCTACAATGTGAGGAATCCAGTGAGAGAATCAGACATTTATGATGAAGTGGATTTGCCTGAATATAACATCAATAAGAAGCAGTCCGAGGCTGAACCTCAGAGTCCTCCCCATTTGCAACCATCTGTTCAGCAAAGTGTGCCAAAAATGAAACATCAAAACAAGTTCTCCAGAGTGACAAAAACGTTATTTTCAGTTGCTGCCCTTTCATTTTTTCTACTTCTTTTTATTGCAATCATTCTTGCATCCGTACTTATCAGCTTACTAAAAGACACTCAAG TGAGATGTCCCGACTTGCAGTCACCAGGAAATGGATCCATTGCAATCACTGCTGGTAGTTACTCACAGTTTGGACTAGGTGCAGTAGCCAACTACTCCTGCAACCCAGGATTTACCTTAGTTGGTCGGATGATTAGAGGTTGTAGACTGTCGTCAGGGGGCGAAGAATCCACAGGAGTTTGGAACACCACTGAGCCATCTTGTCGAG CTGTCCCCCTTTGCCTGGTCCTGGAGTCACCCAACAATGGTCAGCTAAGAAAAATATCTGGTGACAACTCCGTGGATCTCGTGGTGGATTCTATAGCTGAGTTCAGCTGCAACTCAGATTATGTGGTGGCAGGGCAGGAGAGACTAGTGTGTAAGAGCTTCAGTAATGGAGTAGAATGGAATGGGAAGCCACCAACAT GTAAACTTGGAACTTTGCTCGATTGCCACACAGCCAACTGTCGAACCAATGAGCTAAGTTGCATAGGTGGTGGTCATTGCCGGATAAACTGTAATGACACAAGTGCCTATGCTTGCCATAATTCCTCAATAGTATGCTCTGAGCCAGGAGATGGTTGTACAGTTGCATGCAATGAGCGATATTCATGCTTACAATCCACCATACACTGTCCTAGAAATGGAGCTTGTAATATGAATTGCCAAGGTTCACAAGCATGTATGAGAGCCACCACAGAATGCCAAAGAGGAAACTGTGACTTGAACTGCAATGCTGAATATTCATGTTCTTACTTGGCTGTAACACTCTCATCTGAAGGAAAGTCGACTATAGATTGTGGCGCTAATTATGCTTGCCAGTACGCAAATATTTATTGCCCTGTTGGAGGAGACAGCAACATTTCTTGTGATAACTCTTACAGTTGTCAGTATGCTGTAATGATGTGCGTACAGAACTCAAATTGTGTTATTGACTGCAGAGGTACATATGCTTGTAGATTGGCAAATGTTGTTACTAGCGAGCAGGTCACCTGTAGTGGTACTGGTTCATGTCAGAGCAGCAAtatgaaggctaaaaactATATGTGTATCGGAAGCTCATCATGTGACTATAGTACTCTAACTTGTAATAACACAAACAGTTGTAACCTAAACTGTTCTGGTATCTCATCTTGTTCAAGCACACGTTTCGATTGCTCTGCCAGTAAAAAAAGCAGTCAAATATCATGTACAGCTTCAAACTCTTGTCAATTTACCACATGTATTGGAGCATATGACATCAACTGTACAGGCTCGTCAGCTTGTAGGTATGCAAACTTTCAATGCGGTGATAGTAGTGGTTGTAATATATTGTGTGTCGATAGCAGTGCATGCCGTAGTGCAACATTTACGTGTCCTGTTGGAGAAGAATGTAACATACTCTGCAATGGTTCCTCTGCTTGTAGTAGTGCTACCATTGGATGCTCAGGTAGTGAGAGCTGCAACATTGTCTGTCCTGGATCCAATTCTTGTCAGTCCACACGAATAACTTGCCCTGCCAATGACACTTGTATGCTAGCATGCTCTGGATCCTCTTCTTGTAATAATGCTCGGCTAACATGTCCTACTCAAGAGCGCTGtgctataacatgcaatgGAACTTCTTCATGTAGACACCTTAGTCAGATATGTTCTGACCAAGAAGTATGTGATGTAACATGCTCTGGATTATCTTCATGTCCTTCCACCCAGTTTAATTGTCCGACTAATGGGAGTTGTACCTTCGAATGCTCTGGAAAAACGGCATGTCAGACTTCAACCTTCAGATGTGCAGACAGCAAATCATGTGCAATAACTTGCAGTGGTGAGCAATCTTGTCAATCAGCAACATTGTACTGCCCTGCGCGCAGTGACTGCACAATAACCTGTAGTGGTATATTTGGATGTCGGAATGCTCGAGTGGTGTGTCCAACTGGAGGATACGAGTGTAATATCGATTGTGTAGACCCACTTTCTTGCTCTAGTTTGAGTATCACCAACACTAACAATGTTAACCTTCGTTGTTGTGGAGAATTATCTTGTCAGGGTATGAATGTTATCCCCAGCTCATACGAGTGCAGATACAGAGATGAACTTTGA
- the LOC135335739 gene encoding uncharacterized protein LOC135335739 yields the protein MIRSTRQFALSLEHLLKFEPYAGLDPTIIQCIHSEKNVKKDIVISSGFISYFADQVADPDIEDRDQVFRNSRMYRRILSHSNVKVHSSSPKQEVVQALETWRDETEGTYSCLRETLNKYSVFSGRNPLDLAGVAHDDIDPSVFSMDPGTSLHELMVKHGVTDEQLDREIEQDDLALLAMHFDDVELYLNPLKLTDNEQVDVRRDTYLSRSNQVAVINCLSIWRGHEPSEATFRTLIRILLELGKDGIATKICQYLKEKAVNAASD from the exons ATGATTAGATCAACACGTCAGTTTGCCCTATCCTTGGAGCACCTCTTAAAGTTTGAGCCGTACGCTGGCCTGGATCCAACCATTATACAATGTATCCACAGTGAGAAAAATGTCAAGAAAGACATAGTAATTTCCAGTGGTTTCATTTCCTATTTTGCCGATCAGGTTGCCGACCCCGACATTGAAGATCGAGATCAAGTATTTCGAAACAGTCGCATGTACAGAAGAATCCTGAGCCATTCGAATGTCAAAGTTCATTCAAGCAGTCCTAAacaggaggtggtccaggCTCTTGAGACGTGGAGAGATGAGACTGAGGGAACTTACAGCTGTCTAAGGGAGACCCTCAACAAGTACAGCGTTTTCTCGGGGAGAAACCCTCTG GACCTAGCTGGTGTGGCTCATGATGATATTGATCCCTCTGTGTTTAGTATG gaTCCAGGGACTAGCCTCCATGAGTTAATGGTGAAGCATGGAGTCACTGACGAGCAATTGGATCGAGAGATTGAACAGGACGACCTTGCTCTATTAGCTATGCACTTTGATGATGTGGAGCTATACCTCAACCCACTGAAGTTAACTGACAATGAACAGGTTGACGTGAGGCGAGATACTTATTTAAGTAGAAGCAATCAAGTGGCAGTGATCAACTGTTTGTCAATCTGGAGAGGTCATGAGCCCAGTGAAGCAACATTCAGAACACTGATTAGGATCTTATTGGAACTGGGTAAGGACGGGATTGCTACCAAGATCTGTCAGTACTTGAAAGAAAAG GCTGTGAATGCTGCGAGTGACTGA